A region from the Pelobates fuscus isolate aPelFus1 chromosome 3, aPelFus1.pri, whole genome shotgun sequence genome encodes:
- the LOC134601604 gene encoding ubiquitin carboxyl-terminal hydrolase 38-like produces the protein MDQATEYDIKEPKIETLNSWTQTEAKRSKNRIKSWLCKIKQKLGKPGKRSEREESPVQQDGSCCFCFLRCFKKLSVKKIFRRKKTHNISSNQEISAVFNDNSGKETEESACKETVSENATIDTSTDQLDQNEKVDLNENATIDTWVEQLDETGKVDLNENATIDTCAEQCDQIGKVDLNKNATIDSSAEQSDQNEKVDLNENATIDSNTEQLDQIVKIDLNEIASIDTITERSVQIEEIDLNQNASIVTSAEHLHQNEKRDLNKELPKQSLEEIKPENIQSSPQTASSSALVSHVPVRSGKSITRTGLKNLGNTCYMNSVLQSLFMATDFRSRVLSLNLKGCNSLMKKLQKLFNILAYSKREAYTPLKFFNASRPPWFSSFSQEDSSEYLRFLLNSLHEEERIQFLSSETAANALVTEVPPQQSSQSTSWGKDEKTIIQHMFEGKLQTNICCQTCKNISQKTEAFTDLSLGFPPSLINTGKKEHQKKFSVNDLFGHFLAPEILDGDNCYQCGNCASLQKAEKTVQIMEEPEYLILNLLRFSYDPEHQVKRKIFNPVSIPQILRLPVERSTSLDTDLSGAGENKANEQASVGIEDRRSTQRRVPYALNSVVVHSGATPESGHYYCYARDISLRSVKPVKSSSNMSLVQAAGGEMPTSGSESSQKPKQWLFLNDSRVTFTSQRHVLNTSLRSTEDSVYILFYKKLS, from the exons ATGGACCAGGCAACGGAATATGATATCAAGGAACCAAAAATTGAGACCCTAAACTCATGGACGCAAACAGAAGCCAAAAGGTCTAAAAACCGGATCAAATCATGGCTGTGTAAAATTAAGCAAAAATTGGGTAAACCAGGAAAGCGTTCAGAAAGGGAAGAGAGCCCAGTACAACAAGACGGCTCCTGCTGTTTCTGTTTCCTTCGCTGTTTCAAGAAACTTAGCGTGAAAAAGATTTTCAGACGCAAAAAAACTCACAACATCAGCTCCAACCAAGAGATCTCTGCCGTCTTTAATGATAACAGCGGCAAAGAGACTGAAGAAAGCGCATGCAAGGAAACTGTCAGCGAG AATGCTACCATAGACACCAGCACTGATCAGTTGGATCAAAACGAGAAGGTAGACTTAAACGAG AATGCTACCATAGACACCTGGGTTGAACAGTTGGATGAAACTGGGAAGGTAGACTTAAATGAG AATGCTACCATAGACACCTGCGCTGAACAGTGTGATCAAATTGGGAAGGTAGACTTAAATAAG AATGCTACCATAGACTCCAGCGCTGAACAGTCAGATCAAAATGAGAAGGTAGACTTAAATGAG AATGCTACCATAGATTCCAACACTGAACAGTTGGATCAAATCGTGAAGATAGACTTAAACGAG ATTGCTTCCATAGACACCATCACAGAAAGGTCGGTTCAAATCGAGGAGATAGACTTAAACCAG AATGCCTCCATAGTCACCAGCGCTGAACACTTGCATCAAAACGAGAAGAGAGACTTAAACAAG GAGTTACCAAAGCAGTCTCTTGAGGAGATAAAACCTGAAAATATCCAAAGCTCCCCCCAGACAGCTTCATCCAGTGCTTTGGTTTCTCACGTCCCCGTACGGTCAGGGAAATCAATAACAAGAACTGGCCTAAAAAACCTGGGAAACACGTGTTATATGAACAGCGTTTTACAATCGTTGTTCATGGCGACAGA CTTTAGGAGCCGCGTGTTATCCCTCAATTTGAAAGGCTGCAATTCACTGATGAAGAAATTGCAAAAACTTTTCAACATCTTGGCTTATTCTAAG CGAGAAGCATATACTCCATTGAAATTTTTCAATGCGTCTCGTCCACCGTGGTTCAGTTCTTTCTCCCAGGAAGATAGTTCTGAATATCTTCGATTCCTTTTAAACAG CTTGCATGAGGAAGAGAGAATACAGTTTTTGTCTTCAGAGACTGCCGCCAATGCTCTGGTTACAGAAGTTCCTCCTCAACAGTCTTCACAAAGCACAAGCTGGGGGAAAGATGAAAAAACTATAATACAACACATGTTTGAGGGAAAGCTGCAAACTAATATCTGCTGCCAAACATGTAAAAACATTTCCCAGAAGACGGAGGCTTTTACAGACCTTTCACTGGGATTCCCACCATCATTAATTAATACTGGCAAAAAAGAACACCAGAAAAAATTTTCTGTCAACGACCTGTTCGGCCATTTCCTCGCACCAGAAATTCTCGATGGAGACAACTGCTATCAGTGTGGAAACTGTGCTTCCCTCCAGAAAGCAGAGAAGACCGTGCAAATTATGGAGGAGCCAGAATACCTCATTCTAAACCTACTGAGGTTTTCTTATGATCCAGAGCACCAGGTGAAGCGGAAGATATTCAATCCAGTATCTATTCCACAAATACTGAGGCTGCCCGTGGAAAGATCTACCTCTCTGGACACTGATCTTTCTGGTGCTGGTGAAAATAAAGCTAATGAGCAGGCATCAGTTGGCATAGAAGATCGGCGCTCTACCCAACGACGAGTGCCTTATGCTTTAAATTCTGTCGTGGTGCATTCGGGAGCAACTCCTGAAAGTGGCCATTATTACTGCTATGCAAGGGACATCAGTTTAAGGTCTGTAAAACCTGTGAAGAGCTCCTCCAACATGTCCTTAGTTCAGGCAGCTGGAGGAGAAATGCCCACCTCTGGTAGTGAGTCCTCACAGAAGCCCAAACAATGGCTTTTCTTAAATGACAGCAGGGTTACCTTTACATCTCAGCGCCATGTGTTAAATACCAGCCTGCGGTCTACAGAAGactctgtatatatattattttataaaaagctGAGCTGA